AAGAAAACAATCTCAACACATCGGGCATCTCAGGCACGGGCAAGGATGGTCGTATCACCAAAGGTGATGCCCTTGCTGCACTTGAATCGTCGAAGGCCAAGCCATCGCCGTCACCGTCTGCGCCTCGTGATCTTGGTCCGCGTGAAGAGCGCGTGAAGATGTCTCGCCTTCGCCAGACAATTGCTCGGCGCCTGAAGGAATCGCAGGATACGGCCGCCATGCTGACCACGTTCAACGACGTGGACATGACGGCGGTGATGGACCTGCGCAATCAGTACAAGGACCTTTTCCAGAAGAAGCATGACGTCAAACTGGGTTTCATGTCGTTCTTCGTGAAGGCGGTCTGCCACGCTCTCAAAGAAATTCCCGACGTTAATGCAGAGATCGACGGGACGGACATCATCTACAAGAACCACTACGATATCGGCATTGCGGTCGGTACGGAAAAAGGTCTTGTGGTTCCTGTCCTGCGCGACGCCGATCAAATGTCGCTGGCTGAGATCGAGAAATCCATTGCCGATTTCGGTAAGCGGGGCCGTACCGGCTCTCTGACCATGGAAGAGATGCAGGGCGGTACCTTCACCATCACCAATGGTGGTATTTACGGCTCCATGATGTCGACGCCGATCCTGAACATGCCGCAGTCCGGTATTCTGGGGATGCACCGTATCGAGAAGCGCGCCGTCGTCGTTGACGACCAGATTGTCATTCGTCCGATGATGTATCTGGCGATGAGCTATGATCACCGCATTGTCGACGGCAAGGGCGCGGTCACCTTCCTCGTCCGTGTGAAAGAAAACCTCGAAGATCCACAGCGTCTGCTGCTCGATCTCTAGGGTCTCATTCGAAACCAAGATGTGATCAGAGGGGAGAAGCCCAGCTTCTCCCCTTTTTCATGCGTTCTTGGCTGACTTTTTTGATTGTTGGATCTTGCCCGTCGATCATACTGTCTTGCCACGAGGGGGAAGACATCATGAAAAAGCCATCTTGGGCGTTCTGGACTGTCGGTATTCTGGCGCTGCTATGGAACGGGTTCGGGGGCTATGACTACTACATGACCCAATCCAACAACGAGGCGTATCTCGCTGACTATGATCAGGAAATGATCGCCTGGATGCAGGCCTTTCCGGGATGGCGTACAGCACTATGGGCGCTCGGCGTGTGGAGCGCCGTGCTGGCATCCGTTCTGATGCTTCTGCGGAAAGCGTGGGCCGCACCGCTGTTCGTCGTCGGTCCCGTCGCGATTGTCATCGGCCTGATCCAAGACGTGTCGGCGGGCGGTCTTGGTTATTATGGCGCAACGGGCCTCGCCATGTCGGGCGTCATCTGTCTCGTTGCAGTGTTCCTGGCTTGGTACGCCCATCGTCAAAAGCGTCTGGGCGTCCTGAAATAGATTGATTGCGAGGTCATGCGGACGAGGATATAGCGCCCCATGACCGACATCGCTGAAACCGCCCGCCACCACGAACGTGTTCTCGTCATCGACTTTGGTAGTCAGGTGACCCAGCTGATTGCGCGACGGTTGCGCGAGCTGAACGTCTACAGCGAGATCCATCCGTTCCAGAATGTGACCGACGAATTCCTGAAGGATTTTGATCCTAAAGCCGTGGTCCTGTCCGGCGGCCCTGCCTCGGTGTTTGACGAGGGCGCGCCGATGCCGCCTGCATCGCTGTTCGACTATGGCGTTCCCGTTCTCGGCATCTGCTACGGTCAGCAGGTCATGATGCACTGCCTTGGCGGTACGGTGGAACGCGGGCATGGTACGGCCGAGTTTGGACGCGCCTATGTCACGCCTCGTGATGAAGTTGTCGATTTGCTCGATGGCTGGTTTGATGATGGCGACCGCGAACAGGTGTGGATGAGCCATGGCGATCACGTGTCGAAGCTCGCCCCGGGTTTTTCTGTCTACGGAACATCGCCCAACGCCCCCTTTGCCGTCACGGCCGATCTGGATCGACAGTTCTATGCTGTCCAATTCCATCCTGAGGTCCACCACACGCCAAAAGGGGCTAGACTATACGAGAATTTCCTGCGCATCGCAGGGTTCGCACGCGACTGGACGATGGCCGCCTATAAAGATGAAGCCATTCGTCTGATCCGCGAGCAAGTGGGCGACAAGAAGGTCATTTGCGGCCTGTCCGGCGGCGTCGATTCATCTGTGGCGGCCGTCCTGATCCACGAGGCCATTGGCGACCAGCTAACCTGCGTCTTTGTCGATCACGGACTATTGCGCCTGAACGAAGCCGAA
This genomic stretch from Parvularcula sp. LCG005 harbors:
- the odhB gene encoding 2-oxoglutarate dehydrogenase complex dihydrolipoyllysine-residue succinyltransferase codes for the protein MTEIRVPTLGESVTEATVGQWLKKEGDTVAVDEPLVELETDKVSVNVSATAAGVLKKITAKEGDTVELDAVLAEIEDGATGSSKEKSNGKADAPAPAKASSTPAAGDSAGEQVEVVAPSSGESVTEADVGEWMVKVGDSVNVDDAIVSLETDKAAVDVSAPVSGTIAEIRIEAGETVTPGTVLAIIAKGAGAPKPTESKPTAEPKSTTSAAPLSPAPRRVVEENNLNTSGISGTGKDGRITKGDALAALESSKAKPSPSPSAPRDLGPREERVKMSRLRQTIARRLKESQDTAAMLTTFNDVDMTAVMDLRNQYKDLFQKKHDVKLGFMSFFVKAVCHALKEIPDVNAEIDGTDIIYKNHYDIGIAVGTEKGLVVPVLRDADQMSLAEIEKSIADFGKRGRTGSLTMEEMQGGTFTITNGGIYGSMMSTPILNMPQSGILGMHRIEKRAVVVDDQIVIRPMMYLAMSYDHRIVDGKGAVTFLVRVKENLEDPQRLLLDL
- the guaA gene encoding glutamine-hydrolyzing GMP synthase; protein product: MTDIAETARHHERVLVIDFGSQVTQLIARRLRELNVYSEIHPFQNVTDEFLKDFDPKAVVLSGGPASVFDEGAPMPPASLFDYGVPVLGICYGQQVMMHCLGGTVERGHGTAEFGRAYVTPRDEVVDLLDGWFDDGDREQVWMSHGDHVSKLAPGFSVYGTSPNAPFAVTADLDRQFYAVQFHPEVHHTPKGARLYENFLRIAGFARDWTMAAYKDEAIRLIREQVGDKKVICGLSGGVDSSVAAVLIHEAIGDQLTCVFVDHGLLRLNEAEEVVAMFRDNYNIPLIHADESDLFLGELEGVTDPEVKRKTIGRLFIDVFQKHANEVGGAEFLAQGTLYPDVIESVSFSGGPSVTIKSHHNVGGLPEKMGLKLVEPLRELFKDEVRALGRELGLPDRFIGRHPFPGPGLAIRCPGEITREKLAILQQADAVYIDQIRKHNLYDEIWQAFVAILPVRTVGVMGDYRTYDYACALRAVTSVDGMTADYYPFSHEFLGETATRIINEVKGINRVTYDITSKPPGTIEWE